The following coding sequences lie in one Euhalothece natronophila Z-M001 genomic window:
- a CDS encoding Uma2 family endonuclease codes for MTTTTLNLNPIIKLSKEQFYTLCATNPDTKLELNANGELIVMSPTGGETSAWNAELIIDLGVWNRQTGLGKTFDSSGGFSLPNGAQRSPDAAWIRLEKWNALTSEEKKGFLPLCPDFVIELLSPSDSWKQGTEKMEEYKENGCRLGWLLEPRNKRVAIYRAKQAVEILEAPNFLSGEDVLKGFNLNLAKIWR; via the coding sequence ATGACGACTACCACCCTCAACCTCAACCCCATCATCAAGTTAAGCAAAGAGCAATTTTACACCCTATGTGCAACCAATCCTGACACGAAGTTAGAACTTAACGCCAACGGAGAATTAATTGTTATGTCTCCTACCGGTGGAGAAACCAGTGCTTGGAATGCTGAACTAATCATTGATTTAGGTGTATGGAATCGCCAAACTGGCTTAGGAAAAACCTTTGATTCTTCTGGTGGATTTTCTTTGCCCAATGGTGCACAGCGTTCTCCTGATGCCGCTTGGATTCGGTTAGAAAAATGGAATGCTCTAACCTCAGAGGAAAAAAAGGGATTTTTACCATTATGCCCCGATTTTGTCATCGAACTGCTTTCACCCTCCGATTCTTGGAAACAAGGAACTGAGAAAATGGAAGAATATAAGGAAAATGGTTGTCGCTTAGGTTGGTTACTTGAACCACGAAACAAGCGTGTTGCCATCTACCGTGCTAAACAAGCTGTAGAAATTTTAGAAGCTCCCAATTTTCTTTCTGGGGAAGATGTCTTGAAGGGATTTAACTTAAATCTAGCCAAAATCTGGCGGTAA
- a CDS encoding type II toxin-antitoxin system VapC family toxin, whose protein sequence is MAGSEIIIDTSALIAFLVSSETHHQTAKNYIFKHPHQKWIILETVFNETVTWIRTRVSSQSSVEVGKVLRTEHHYVHISDQDEENIWKTFCKYDDKKWSYTDCSLLVMAHRLQVFEVFTFDKHIYQMSGLGIICVP, encoded by the coding sequence ATGGCAGGATCAGAAATCATTATTGATACATCAGCATTAATTGCTTTTTTAGTAAGCTCTGAAACTCATCATCAAACTGCTAAAAACTATATCTTTAAGCATCCTCACCAAAAATGGATTATTTTAGAAACGGTATTTAATGAAACAGTTACTTGGATTCGGACTCGTGTTTCTAGCCAATCATCAGTTGAAGTAGGTAAAGTTTTGAGAACAGAACACCACTACGTTCATATTTCAGATCAGGATGAGGAAAATATTTGGAAAACTTTTTGCAAATATGATGATAAGAAATGGAGTTATACAGATTGTTCTTTATTAGTGATGGCTCATCGACTACAAGTTTTTGAAGTTTTCACTTTTGACAAACATATCTATCAAATGTCAGGTTTAGGAATTATCTGTGTACCTTAG
- a CDS encoding ATP-binding cassette domain-containing protein, with protein MVSQDTFIFNENILENIRYGKLDATEAEVRESAVAAQADQFIQNLPHGYHTVVGERVYRLSGGQRQRLALA; from the coding sequence GTGGTTAGCCAAGATACATTTATCTTTAATGAAAATATCCTCGAAAACATTCGCTATGGGAAACTGGATGCAACGGAGGCGGAAGTGAGAGAAAGCGCAGTGGCGGCGCAAGCAGATCAGTTTATTCAAAACCTACCTCATGGTTATCATACAGTTGTGGGCGAACGGGTTTATCGGCTTTCTGGCGGTCAACGTCAGCGTTTGGCGTTAGCTTGA